In Pleurocapsa sp. PCC 7319, the following are encoded in one genomic region:
- a CDS encoding class I SAM-dependent methyltransferase, with the protein MAKLSHNQKSFNSDNKLFDEQWITYQKLLDNNYMGHQEIYRIVHQFLGDRYNKPFNLLDLGCGDASFAAKALLNTPINFYLGIDLSESALEIARDNMAKLPGKKRFSQGNLFESIFQLEQSQDNSFDVILASFSLHHLTLSQKERFIAQLPHLLKTDGIFLLIDIVRLPEENREEYIKRYLNNVRQDWTLLTTQEFLRIEKHIKSSDFPETQETLYSFARKYGFARIDRLYQDPLETTQCLCFYR; encoded by the coding sequence GTGGCAAAACTATCTCACAATCAAAAGTCATTCAACTCTGATAACAAGTTATTCGATGAGCAGTGGATAACTTATCAGAAGCTTCTAGATAATAATTACATGGGACATCAAGAAATTTATAGAATTGTACATCAGTTTTTAGGCGATCGCTACAATAAGCCTTTTAATCTGCTCGATCTTGGCTGTGGAGATGCTAGTTTCGCTGCTAAAGCTTTATTAAATACTCCCATAAATTTTTACTTGGGCATAGATTTGTCTGAATCTGCTTTGGAAATTGCCCGCGACAACATGGCTAAACTCCCAGGTAAAAAACGTTTCAGCCAAGGAAATCTGTTTGAATCAATTTTTCAATTAGAGCAATCTCAAGACAATAGCTTTGATGTCATCCTTGCTTCTTTTTCCCTCCATCATCTAACTCTTTCACAAAAAGAACGTTTTATCGCTCAGCTTCCTCATCTTTTAAAAACTGATGGAATTTTTCTGCTGATAGATATAGTCAGACTTCCAGAGGAAAACAGGGAGGAATATATTAAACGTTATTTAAATAATGTCCGTCAAGATTGGACTTTACTGACTACTCAAGAATTTTTGAGAATAGAAAAGCATATAAAATCCAGCGATTTTCCTGAAACCCAAGAAACCTTATACTCTTTCGCTAGAAAATACGGCTTTGCTCGTATCGATCGACTTTATCAAGATCCGTTGGAGACAACTCAATGTTTATGTTTTTATCGATAA
- a CDS encoding acyl--CoA ligase family protein, producing MSTNQINYSHLTPLSFLVRTAQVFPDKDALVYRQQRWTYAQFAARVNQLASALQKWGLQSGDRVAFLCPNIPPMAEAHFGVPLAGGVLVAINIRLSAQDICYILNDAGVRIVFVDKELTHLITEVKEQLTTVEEIIEIVDSSTDNSELSSGYESFLATGTTETVELKLADENELISINYTSGTSGQPKGVMYTHRGAYLNALGEVLTVGMDNRSVYLWTLPMFHCNGWCFTWAVVAAGGTQVLLRKFYPKTVISLLMQEKVTHFCGSPTILIMLVNDPAIKQLKLTQTLRVATAGAPPSPTIIQASEELGVEIIHVYGLTETYGPHSVCEWQQSWDNLPSTEKALLKARQGVPYIHATEMRVVDSQMQDVPADRETMGEVVMRGNNVMKGYFNDPEATEFAFRGGWFHSGDLAVVYPDGYIELRDRAKDIIISSGVNISTIEIERVIYQHSAVLEVAVIAIPDAIRGEVPKAFVTPKPDTPVTEAEIISFCRQNLAQFKCPKAVEFRDLPKTATGKVQKYLLREKE from the coding sequence ATGTCTACAAATCAAATTAATTACAGCCATCTTACTCCTCTAAGTTTTTTAGTCCGAACTGCCCAAGTTTTTCCTGACAAAGATGCTCTAGTTTATCGTCAGCAACGCTGGACTTATGCCCAATTTGCAGCACGGGTTAATCAACTCGCTAGTGCTTTACAAAAATGGGGTTTACAATCAGGCGATCGCGTAGCTTTTTTATGTCCCAACATACCACCGATGGCAGAAGCTCATTTTGGTGTTCCCCTTGCGGGTGGTGTCTTAGTGGCGATTAATATTCGACTATCTGCTCAGGATATTTGTTATATCCTTAATGATGCTGGAGTGCGTATTGTCTTTGTCGATAAGGAATTGACTCATTTAATAACAGAAGTAAAAGAGCAGCTAACAACTGTAGAGGAGATTATTGAGATTGTCGATAGTTCTACAGATAATTCTGAATTATCATCTGGCTATGAAAGTTTCTTAGCTACAGGTACAACTGAAACAGTAGAACTCAAATTAGCAGACGAAAATGAGCTAATTTCTATTAACTACACTAGCGGGACTAGCGGTCAACCCAAAGGAGTGATGTATACTCATCGTGGAGCTTATCTCAATGCTTTGGGTGAAGTATTAACAGTGGGCATGGACAACCGCAGTGTTTATTTATGGACGCTACCCATGTTTCATTGTAATGGATGGTGTTTTACTTGGGCGGTGGTGGCAGCGGGAGGAACTCAGGTTTTGCTCCGCAAGTTTTATCCTAAAACTGTTATTTCTTTATTGATGCAGGAAAAAGTTACTCATTTTTGTGGTTCGCCGACAATTTTGATTATGCTGGTTAACGATCCTGCAATTAAGCAACTAAAACTTACTCAGACTTTGAGAGTCGCCACCGCAGGCGCACCCCCTTCACCCACTATTATTCAAGCCAGCGAAGAATTAGGCGTAGAGATTATCCATGTCTATGGTTTAACCGAAACCTATGGTCCTCATAGCGTCTGTGAGTGGCAACAATCTTGGGATAATCTACCAAGTACAGAAAAGGCTCTACTCAAAGCTAGACAAGGAGTTCCCTATATCCACGCCACCGAAATGCGCGTAGTAGATTCACAGATGCAAGATGTACCTGCCGATAGGGAAACTATGGGAGAAGTAGTAATGCGGGGTAATAACGTCATGAAAGGCTATTTTAATGACCCCGAAGCTACAGAATTTGCTTTTCGTGGTGGTTGGTTTCATAGTGGTGATTTGGCAGTTGTTTATCCTGACGGTTATATTGAATTGCGCGATCGCGCTAAGGATATTATTATTAGTAGTGGGGTTAATATCTCCACTATTGAAATTGAACGAGTAATTTATCAACATTCCGCAGTGCTAGAGGTAGCAGTGATTGCTATTCCTGATGCTATAAGGGGAGAAGTACCTAAAGCTTTTGTTACCCCTAAGCCAGATACCCCAGTTACTGAAGCTGAAATCATCTCTTTTTGCCGTCAAAACTTAGCTCAGTTCAAATGTCCTAAAGCTGTAGAATTTAGAGATTTACCTAAGACGGCTACTGGTAAAGTCCAAAAATATTTACTGAGAGAAAAAGAATAA
- a CDS encoding LysM domain-containing protein: protein MSSNNGRYHVVQPGETLWLIAQKYGVSVDLLVAANPRINPQLIFPGQSIYIPGRFPGS from the coding sequence ATGTCATCTAATAACGGAAGGTATCATGTTGTTCAACCAGGTGAAACCTTATGGCTCATTGCCCAAAAATATGGGGTGAGTGTAGATCTTTTAGTAGCAGCCAATCCTAGAATTAATCCCCAGCTAATTTTTCCAGGTCAAAGTATTTATATTCCTGGCAGGTTTCCTGGCAGCTAG
- a CDS encoding peptidase inhibitor family I36 protein: MSKINHQSLSLSSIELFQDITPETAATISGGIVVTTGANFAGQAKFDGSQNLSVSDQQDGVLFNDQISAVYNDTDVRWAFYTGADYTGERFTLEPGEFIQDLLPTGFNDEITSYRSEADGLAQPIV; encoded by the coding sequence ATGTCTAAAATTAATCATCAGTCTCTTTCTCTTTCCAGTATCGAATTGTTCCAAGATATTACCCCAGAAACTGCTGCCACTATTTCTGGTGGTATTGTTGTTACCACTGGAGCCAATTTCGCTGGACAAGCAAAATTTGATGGTTCTCAAAACCTAAGTGTAAGCGATCAACAGGACGGGGTATTGTTTAACGATCAGATTTCCGCAGTTTATAATGACACTGATGTACGATGGGCTTTCTATACAGGTGCTGATTATACCGGCGAACGTTTCACTTTGGAACCTGGAGAGTTCATTCAAGATCTTCTTCCGACAGGTTTCAACGATGAAATCACATCTTATCGTAGTGAGGCTGACGGTCTCGCACAGCCAATCGTATAG
- a CDS encoding peptidase inhibitor family I36 protein has protein sequence MSKINNQPQSLSSIEFIQDITPETAETYSGGALPAGVYLFTEPNLTGQVRMGDGVADLAVSDQQEGMSIDDQTSVIYNGTEQPWAFYAEANYTGQSLMVQPGQAVNLHGTIYDNTITSYRSEPLAP, from the coding sequence ATGTCTAAAATTAATAATCAGCCCCAATCTCTTTCCAGTATCGAATTTATTCAAGACATTACCCCAGAAACTGCTGAAACCTATTCTGGTGGTGCTCTTCCTGCTGGAGTATACCTTTTCACTGAACCTAATCTCACTGGGCAAGTAAGAATGGGTGATGGTGTTGCTGATTTAGCGGTCAGCGATCAACAGGAAGGGATGTCAATTGACGATCAGACTTCCGTAATTTATAACGGTACCGAACAACCATGGGCTTTCTATGCAGAGGCTAATTATACTGGTCAGAGTTTGATGGTGCAACCTGGGCAAGCTGTCAATCTTCACGGGACAATCTACGACAATACAATCACATCTTATCGGAGTGAACCGTTAGCTCCCTAA
- a CDS encoding sensor histidine kinase — MISSIRFLRNPFRFLLITEWVMLASCGFLVLVEVWQGHTIPEEPISVLFLLEHISVLFLLGLMGLALPSGNQFIKVIYTAIEISLIFYGTVFGYLHILPTIYLIVVMRSCFLFKSLGRSIVAGLVFILFLGDQYKYFVEFMPDVPVKQVHFGMHIVAETLVFGLGVFFVLQLTNKVLTERQMKQKLGQANEQLRAYAQKVEELTTVQERNRIARDIHDSLGHALISLNIQMQTAVKLWKKEPVEAYSFLTQAQSLGKTAMQEVRKSISTLREDIREERPLEARIESLVDDYSKGTGLSICTNICRCDSVPEAVAKAIYRIVQESLTNIFKYAEATKVHIQLKTTPEEFNLSVEDNGKGFNPRQNSSGFGLRGMQERVTAVSGELQVITSPGNGCRIEVKIPNAKSSPPITLTSLN; from the coding sequence ATGATTTCATCTATCAGATTCTTACGTAATCCATTTCGCTTCTTACTAATTACCGAATGGGTAATGCTTGCCAGTTGTGGCTTTTTGGTATTGGTAGAGGTTTGGCAGGGTCATACAATTCCCGAAGAACCTATCTCAGTTTTATTTCTTCTGGAACATATCTCAGTTTTATTTCTTCTAGGTTTGATGGGTTTAGCTTTACCCAGTGGAAACCAATTCATTAAAGTTATTTATACAGCGATCGAAATTAGCTTGATTTTTTACGGGACAGTATTTGGCTATCTCCATATCTTGCCAACGATATATCTGATTGTGGTTATGCGCAGCTGTTTCCTGTTTAAATCCTTAGGACGCTCGATAGTTGCTGGATTAGTATTTATTTTGTTTCTTGGCGATCAGTATAAATATTTTGTAGAATTCATGCCAGATGTTCCAGTCAAACAAGTTCACTTTGGAATGCATATTGTGGCTGAAACCCTCGTATTTGGTTTAGGAGTCTTTTTTGTCTTGCAGTTAACCAACAAAGTGCTAACCGAACGCCAGATGAAACAGAAGCTGGGTCAGGCTAATGAACAATTGAGGGCATATGCTCAAAAAGTTGAAGAATTAACAACTGTGCAAGAAAGAAACCGTATTGCTCGCGACATTCACGATTCTTTAGGTCATGCTTTAATTAGTTTGAATATTCAAATGCAAACAGCTGTTAAGCTGTGGAAAAAAGAACCCGTAGAGGCTTATTCTTTTCTAACTCAGGCTCAATCGTTAGGTAAAACGGCGATGCAAGAGGTACGAAAATCTATTAGCACTCTAAGGGAAGATATTAGAGAAGAACGACCTCTAGAAGCCAGGATCGAGAGTTTGGTAGATGATTATAGTAAGGGAACTGGATTATCGATCTGTACTAACATTTGTCGCTGCGATTCTGTTCCCGAAGCAGTAGCTAAAGCAATTTATCGCATCGTTCAAGAATCTCTAACTAATATCTTTAAATATGCCGAAGCCACAAAAGTACACATCCAGCTAAAAACCACCCCGGAAGAATTTAACTTAAGCGTAGAAGACAATGGCAAAGGTTTCAACCCTAGGCAAAACTCCTCTGGTTTTGGACTTCGAGGTATGCAAGAGCGTGTAACGGCGGTAAGCGGAGAATTGCAGGTTATCACCTCCCCTGGAAATGGCTGTCGCATCGAGGTCAAAATTCCTAATGCAAAGTCTTCTCCACCTATTACTCTAACAAGTTTGAATTGA
- a CDS encoding RNA-guided endonuclease TnpB family protein produces MILNYRYRIYPDTQQIELLNEWLETLRVSYNYALRELKDWIASRKCQIDRCSLESQYIMAADYPFPSYHQQQNNLPKAKKKFPRLKAVQSQALQTNLKRLHDSWDSFRKRGYGFPRFKKYGQMKSMLFPQFKTNPLSDWQIQLPKIGKVRINLHRPIPEGFVIKQIRVVKKAVGWFAVIAIQSDLKLPSPVPHGHAIGVDVGLLSYVATSDGYTEDRPKFFKTAYSRLKVLQKRLSRKMKRGKNYEKARIRVAKQHNHIAFKRTDYQFKLAHKLCDLADTIYVEDCDFRIMAKGMLGKHTIDASFGKQRDILEYVARKRDVFVGRVDHRGTSQICPNCRSKVRKDLSVRISDCQECGYVVDRDIASGQEICNRGQETYRGTPEKQEIGSQVVLSENFVLNKWRNSTSVVRGARSISDNGSPHCNNFKAKAIK; encoded by the coding sequence ATGATTCTAAACTATCGTTATCGCATATACCCAGATACACAGCAAATCGAACTACTCAATGAGTGGTTAGAAACGCTGCGCGTCAGCTATAACTATGCGTTGCGAGAGCTAAAAGACTGGATTGCTTCTAGAAAGTGTCAGATCGATAGATGTAGTTTGGAATCACAATACATTATGGCTGCGGATTATCCGTTCCCTAGTTACCATCAACAGCAAAACAACTTACCCAAGGCAAAAAAGAAATTTCCTCGGCTAAAAGCTGTGCAATCTCAAGCTTTACAAACTAACTTGAAACGGCTGCATGATAGCTGGGATTCTTTCAGAAAGAGGGGATATGGTTTTCCGAGATTCAAAAAGTACGGACAAATGAAGTCCATGCTGTTTCCTCAATTCAAGACTAATCCATTGAGTGATTGGCAAATTCAACTGCCCAAAATAGGAAAAGTCAGAATCAACTTGCATCGACCGATACCTGAAGGATTTGTAATCAAGCAAATCAGAGTAGTCAAAAAAGCAGTAGGTTGGTTTGCGGTGATAGCTATTCAATCGGATTTGAAGCTTCCTAGTCCAGTGCCTCATGGTCATGCAATAGGTGTAGATGTCGGTTTGCTCTCTTATGTAGCAACATCGGACGGATACACAGAGGATAGACCTAAGTTTTTCAAGACAGCCTACAGTCGGCTGAAAGTGCTACAAAAGCGTCTGTCAAGAAAGATGAAGCGAGGCAAGAATTACGAGAAAGCAAGAATCAGGGTAGCCAAACAACATAATCACATAGCGTTCAAGCGTACAGACTATCAATTCAAATTAGCCCACAAACTTTGTGATCTGGCAGATACAATCTATGTTGAAGATTGCGACTTCCGCATCATGGCAAAAGGAATGTTGGGCAAACATACTATCGATGCTAGCTTTGGAAAGCAACGAGACATACTAGAATACGTAGCTCGAAAGCGAGATGTGTTTGTAGGAAGGGTTGACCATCGTGGGACAAGTCAAATTTGCCCTAACTGTCGTTCAAAAGTAAGAAAAGATTTGAGCGTTAGGATAAGCGACTGTCAAGAATGTGGTTATGTTGTAGATAGAGATATAGCCTCTGGGCAAGAGATTTGTAACAGAGGACAAGAAACGTATCGGGGGACTCCCGAAAAGCAAGAAATTGGCTCTCAAGTCGTACTGTCGGAGAACTTTGTTCTAAATAAGTGGCGCAACTCAACTTCGGTTGTTAGGGGAGCAAGATCCATTAGCGATAATGGAAGCCCACACTGTAATAATTTTAAAGCCAAAGCGATCAAATAA
- a CDS encoding zinc-binding dehydrogenase: MSLNQRVVGEINAVCGQCHFCRTEQSTHCSERTVLGIVNRNGALAEYLSLPVANLHPVPDNITTDAATFTEPLAAALEIQEQIAIAPEHRVLVVGDGKLGQLVAQTMALTGCDLLVVGRHAEKLEKLETRGIKVGFADLVTSSSFDIAVECTGNPEGFNLALQGLRPRGTLVLKSTYAGKLSLDASALVVNEITVIGSRCGPFAKAIDILAQDKVDVTSLIETTYPLEQGLDAFEHAQQRGVLKVLLKMD, translated from the coding sequence ATGTCACTCAATCAGCGAGTAGTCGGTGAAATTAACGCCGTGTGTGGTCAATGTCATTTCTGTCGAACTGAACAATCTACTCATTGCAGCGAACGTACAGTTTTAGGTATCGTAAACCGCAATGGTGCGTTAGCAGAATATTTATCCTTGCCAGTTGCTAACTTACATCCTGTACCAGATAACATTACTACTGATGCTGCTACTTTTACCGAACCCTTAGCAGCAGCATTAGAAATTCAAGAACAAATTGCGATCGCTCCTGAGCATCGAGTACTAGTGGTGGGAGATGGCAAACTAGGGCAATTAGTGGCGCAAACCATGGCTTTGACTGGTTGCGATTTACTAGTCGTCGGTCGTCATGCCGAAAAATTAGAGAAGTTAGAAACCAGAGGAATTAAAGTAGGTTTCGCTGATTTGGTAACATCGAGTAGTTTCGATATAGCGGTTGAATGTACGGGAAATCCTGAGGGTTTTAATCTGGCTTTACAGGGTTTACGCCCCAGAGGCACTTTAGTTTTAAAAAGCACTTATGCAGGTAAACTCAGTCTAGATGCTTCTGCTTTGGTGGTGAATGAAATTACAGTTATTGGTTCTCGTTGTGGTCCTTTTGCTAAAGCCATAGATATATTGGCTCAAGACAAAGTAGATGTAACCTCTTTGATTGAAACTACTTATCCCTTAGAGCAAGGATTAGATGCCTTTGAACATGCTCAACAGCGAGGAGTACTCAAAGTTTTATTAAAGATGGATTAG
- a CDS encoding alpha-ketoglutarate-dependent dioxygenase AlkB, protein MQQQLSLNLSDTKKTNQKDFKTLTLPSGEAMPDGEVIIYQNFFEELESDRFFSALLNTINWRQNKIKIFGREVDVPRLEAWYGDEGKSYMYSGIKMNPDAWTPALVAIKEKVETVAKLKFNSVLINLYRNGRDSVSWHSDDEPELGTNPTIASVSFGATRRFQLRHKSNKNLEKPEVALNHGSLLLMKGVTQHFWKHQVPKTSRVLSERINLTFRVIN, encoded by the coding sequence ATGCAACAACAATTAAGTTTAAATTTGTCTGATACCAAGAAAACTAATCAAAAAGATTTTAAAACTTTAACTTTACCTTCGGGGGAAGCTATGCCTGATGGAGAAGTGATTATTTATCAAAATTTTTTTGAGGAGTTAGAAAGCGATCGATTCTTTTCAGCCTTATTAAACACGATAAATTGGCGACAAAATAAAATCAAAATTTTTGGAAGGGAAGTTGATGTACCTAGATTAGAAGCTTGGTATGGAGATGAAGGAAAATCTTATATGTACTCAGGTATTAAGATGAATCCTGATGCTTGGACACCAGCCTTAGTTGCAATCAAAGAAAAAGTTGAAACAGTAGCCAAACTGAAATTCAACAGTGTTTTAATCAACTTATACCGAAATGGACGAGATTCTGTTTCTTGGCATAGTGATGATGAGCCAGAATTAGGAACTAATCCTACTATTGCTTCAGTAAGTTTTGGTGCTACTAGACGTTTTCAATTAAGACATAAATCAAATAAAAATCTAGAGAAACCAGAAGTTGCTTTAAATCACGGCAGTTTACTACTCATGAAAGGAGTGACACAGCACTTCTGGAAGCATCAAGTACCAAAAACTTCTAGAGTATTATCCGAAAGAATCAATTTGACCTTTAGAGTAATCAATTAA
- a CDS encoding class I SAM-dependent methyltransferase, translating to MAILENPIFLPFFRLLVGVFIGQDNLRLYNTVDWQQASDRFVARDYNYPEYYSSKDFHGIKGGYLNAIAPVTYDAVARFAAPPNETKLRQQAIAKIKGKPQSILDLGCGTGSSTLMLKQAFPQANVIGLDLSPHMLTVAEYKGKQAGLAITWQQGLAEASNFVDSEFDLISIAFLFHETPVQISQAILQECQRLLKPGGQIIIIDGNQQRLRHTNWLIKLFREPYSKVYAAGSVDAWLKSTGFIKIATQSVGWISQLTTAVKPIN from the coding sequence GTGGCGATTTTAGAAAATCCAATCTTTTTACCTTTTTTCAGATTACTGGTGGGTGTTTTTATTGGTCAAGATAATCTTAGACTATACAATACCGTTGATTGGCAACAAGCAAGCGATCGCTTTGTTGCTCGGGATTATAACTATCCTGAATACTATAGCAGTAAAGATTTTCATGGTATCAAAGGCGGTTATTTAAATGCGATTGCCCCTGTTACCTATGATGCCGTAGCACGCTTTGCAGCTCCTCCTAACGAAACAAAACTACGTCAGCAAGCGATCGCCAAGATTAAAGGAAAACCTCAGTCTATTCTCGATTTGGGTTGTGGTACGGGAAGTTCGACTTTAATGCTGAAGCAAGCTTTTCCTCAAGCAAACGTAATTGGGCTGGATTTATCTCCCCATATGTTAACCGTAGCGGAATATAAAGGAAAACAAGCAGGTTTAGCGATTACCTGGCAACAGGGACTAGCGGAGGCAAGTAACTTTGTCGATAGTGAATTTGATTTAATCTCAATTGCCTTTCTATTTCATGAAACCCCGGTTCAAATTTCCCAGGCAATTCTGCAAGAATGTCAACGGCTACTCAAGCCTGGAGGGCAAATTATTATTATTGATGGAAATCAGCAACGATTACGTCATACTAATTGGCTAATTAAACTCTTTCGCGAACCTTATTCAAAAGTTTATGCCGCTGGGAGCGTTGATGCTTGGCTAAAGTCTACAGGATTTATTAAGATTGCCACTCAATCTGTTGGCTGGATTTCTCAGTTGACTACTGCCGTTAAACCGATTAATTGA
- a CDS encoding GIY-YIG nuclease family protein: MESENNTPIEHQNVPTAHQGLHSFLYSSDDEHNVDTSSVALESDGTAIVLVSEWQQQVENSRVAGVYAVLNSDRIYQYIGYSRDVLRSLKGHIAQNGEQVCAFIRVKTFKFPKRQAMEALQNKWIAELDYIPLGNTGEQGTWARTIGEAAKAAMSDAERNAYEEKKLKLRKAMADATLTDEMIAQGNNSEADLQRHQKLEAAVKNDDWSSVIDSQNK, from the coding sequence GTGGAATCTGAAAATAATACTCCCATCGAGCATCAAAACGTTCCCACTGCTCACCAAGGGTTACATAGTTTTTTGTATAGTTCTGATGATGAACATAATGTTGATACTTCTTCAGTTGCTTTAGAATCGGACGGAACAGCTATAGTTTTAGTATCGGAATGGCAACAACAAGTTGAAAATTCTAGGGTTGCTGGAGTTTATGCTGTTTTAAATAGCGATCGCATTTATCAGTATATTGGTTATTCTCGGGATGTATTGCGATCGCTTAAAGGACACATTGCCCAGAACGGCGAACAAGTCTGCGCTTTTATTCGAGTCAAAACTTTTAAGTTTCCTAAGCGTCAGGCAATGGAAGCACTGCAAAATAAATGGATAGCAGAGTTAGATTATATTCCTTTGGGTAATACAGGTGAGCAAGGAACATGGGCGCGTACCATTGGCGAAGCAGCCAAAGCTGCCATGAGCGATGCAGAACGCAATGCTTATGAAGAGAAAAAACTCAAACTACGTAAGGCAATGGCAGATGCTACTCTGACTGATGAAATGATAGCTCAAGGCAACAATAGTGAAGCCGATCTTCAGCGTCATCAAAAATTAGAAGCGGCAGTTAAAAATGATGATTGGAGTTCGGTAATTGATTCTCAAAACAAATGA
- a CDS encoding peptidylprolyl isomerase gives MSQTLINSNQTITITKEDILHQIKLSCQIPEIVEQIVTRKVISAAIEEAGIEVTTEELQKAANQMRAMSKLKDAQATWAWLKKYGLSLDDFEEIVYITLLSQKLTKHLFKDKVEPYFYEHQLDYAGAIIYEIVLDDEDEAIELFYEIQEGEISFSEAAKEYIQDRELRRKGGYRGKVNRTEMKPEVSAAVFAANPPAILKPIVTADGIYLVLVEEIVKPELDHKLQQKIMFDLFTEWLKQQTEKVQVVSHKIITT, from the coding sequence ATGTCACAAACTCTAATCAATTCCAACCAAACTATTACGATTACCAAGGAAGATATCCTGCATCAGATCAAGCTATCTTGTCAAATTCCTGAGATAGTTGAGCAAATTGTTACCCGCAAAGTTATCAGCGCAGCAATAGAAGAAGCAGGGATCGAAGTAACAACCGAAGAATTACAAAAAGCCGCCAACCAAATGAGAGCGATGAGTAAACTGAAAGATGCTCAAGCTACCTGGGCCTGGTTAAAAAAATATGGTCTTTCTCTCGATGATTTTGAAGAAATTGTCTATATTACTTTACTCTCTCAAAAACTAACTAAGCACCTATTTAAAGATAAAGTTGAGCCTTATTTCTACGAACATCAATTAGATTATGCTGGTGCGATTATCTACGAAATTGTTCTTGATGATGAAGATGAAGCGATCGAGCTTTTTTATGAAATTCAAGAAGGTGAAATCAGTTTTTCAGAAGCTGCCAAAGAATATATTCAAGATCGGGAATTACGTCGTAAGGGAGGCTATCGTGGCAAAGTAAACCGTACTGAAATGAAACCAGAAGTTTCGGCAGCGGTTTTTGCTGCTAATCCTCCTGCAATTTTGAAACCAATTGTTACTGCCGATGGCATATATCTGGTTTTGGTTGAAGAGATTGTTAAACCAGAATTAGATCATAAGTTACAGCAGAAAATTATGTTTGATTTATTTACCGAATGGCTCAAACAACAGACGGAAAAAGTTCAAGTTGTTAGTCATAAAATAATTACGACATAG